From Chiloscyllium plagiosum isolate BGI_BamShark_2017 chromosome 38, ASM401019v2, whole genome shotgun sequence, a single genomic window includes:
- the caly gene encoding calcyon neuron-specific vesicular protein: protein MVKPGCNLSEKAEKEHGVDDGFDNIPLITPLDVNQLQQPIPEKVVVKTRTEYQLQQKKKKKLHIPGIKKLNINLYDEVSEKVKLTGLILITMAFLACLLMLVMYKAFWYDQLSCPEGFVFKHKHCTPAALEMYYSEQEAGSRGSLYTVISHLSQAKRTIPDLSSPWLPVLPALKGPAKSKEEPNSSHQ from the exons ATGGTGAAGCCTGGATGTAATCTCTCTgagaaggcagagaaagagcacgGTGTAGATGATGGGTTTGATAACATCCCTCTGATAACCCCTCTGGATGTTAATCAGCTTCAGCAGCCTATCCCTGAAAAG GTCGTGGTGAAGACCAGGACAGAATATCAGCTGCaacagaagaagaagaaaaagctacacatccctggaatTAAGAAACTCAACATTAACCTTTATGATGAAGTCTCGGAAAAAGTCAAG CTCACTGGATTGATTCTCATTACAATGGCATTCCTGGCTTGCCTGTTAATGCTGGTCATGTACAAGGCATTCTGGTATGATCAGCTAAGCTGCCCAGAGGGTTTTGTATTTAAG CATAAGCACTGTACTCCTGCAGCTCTGGAGATGTATTACTCGGAGCAGGAAGCTGGTTCTCGTGGAAGCCTCTACACGGTTATTAGCCACTTAAGCCAGGCTAAGAGAACCATTCCTGATCTGTCATCACCATGGCTACCAGTGCTTCCTGCCTTGAAAGGACCAGCAAAATCAAAAGAGGAACCTAACAGCTCCCATCAATAG